The genomic window TTGTAGTAGGCGCTTGGGGTAAATGTTTATTGCCAGAGGTTCTCCCACATTTCGTCCTCGGGGAAATGTTGCCACTTGTCTGGCATCAAACCCACAAACTCGAGCTTGGTAGTGCCTCGTTCTAGCCATTTATCTGTAGGGGTGGGTGACGAATATATCCCATAAGGCGGGCATCAACAACGCGACAAGTGTTAACATCTGTATACCCTTTTACAGGGTTGCTTGAACATGTCACGTTAGGAGTTTTATGAAACATTCAATTTTTTTTACACAACTATGAAAATAATTAGTTAGCTGGCAGATACGGCTTCAGAAAGTGATGGTGATTCTTTGTATTTGGCTATCTATTTTAGAGGCGTGTATAGTGATTGCAATCATTGTGCCATTAGCTTAATTTATGGACAGAACGTAATATTTCCTGTTTTTTACGTGCCAATGCCCCTGTGTgttcatgagagatgccgtagggtGGGGGACTCCACGAATTTCAACCATCGGGCGTTCCTCAACGGTCTCTGCCACCGCACAGTGCACGGCCCTCTATCAGTTCATATCGACCGTCACTGCCGTATCGAATTCGCAATTTCGGTTCTCCAGCCGAGCACGGTCAACACGAATCCACCATGGATTACTCTATACAGCTACTGTTGCGGTCATAACAAATGCAATTTATGATTACTGGGCAAAGTTCAATGCAATGCGTCCAAATGTTCTCACAAATCGCTTTACCTTTAAAAACTTCAGCGACCGTacttttctgaagaaaaaaaaaacagcacggcTGATCTCTGGACTACGGCAAGGTTACATCAAAGGTACTTTATTAGCTAgtttttaacgtcccaacacaACCTTATTGTGAGAGTCGCCGTaccggagggctccgaaaacttcgaTCACCTATGTTTCGTTAGAGTGTGCCTAGATGGCAGCACAAGTCTCGAGTACttttgcctccgtcgaaaatgcggcTTCTGTGGCCATAATTCAACCTCGATTCAAGGGAGAGTCGGGTGTTCGTGAAAGCGCGTTTTAGGAGTGCGAAACGAGGAAGACATGTGGTATATATTATTGCTTTTGTGGCTTTTCGGCACTACACGAAATTTAGTTTCTTTTCCAGCCTGCATTCTGAAATGAGCTGTGTCAATCGCAGAAACAAAGCCCGCGCAAGCCAAGCGAACTCGTGGGCGGTTCGTGTCACATGGATATAGATTTGACAGAGCCGCCTTTTATCAAGAAATCTCTAATATCGATGCATCACAGCTGGCCCGCACCATTTGAGACCGCAGTTACGGAGCGAAGACATCAGCACCATTCCAGGCACAGCGTGAAACTCTCCGTGCAGCCAAGCATTCTTTTAGAAATAACTGTAACAGAGGCAAGTATACTAAGCTGATAAGCACATTTATTTCCAAATACTTAAAAATTTTGTGAGAGTCTCACATCGTCAAATACAAAACATGATTTGGCATACATGAAAAAGGTGACCAGGTAGTGGCAATGAACATGAGTGATACTTTTTTTAAGACTTGTGAAAGCTAATTTGGAGCACTAATGAGTAACTCCTGACACCACCCTTGCGAGCAAGTTACGTCAGTACAAACCATGGGTTTCATTTCTGGGGAAACTACTATACAGATATAAAAAGTAAACTCAAAAACGACAAACGATGTCACTGGACGGATGGCTACGAGACCAAGGGTAAATTATGTCTGTGTGAATAGCGTCCGAGAACACAGGCTGTTCTCTTCGTCACTACTGGCGAGTTTTGCTAAAAAATTGTAAAACACTCCTAACAATAAGAACGAATAAACAGTAAACGTTTTGTCAAAAACACGACCACGCAGGAACACAAGCGAATGCTATAAAATATGCTGGGTGATTTCATATATAGCATTCGTATCTGCAGTGATGAACGGCACAGAGATCAAGAAACATGCAGAGAGTACAGAATCAGCTCTCTAGGAAGAGCATCAGGAAGACCAATCGTGCAGTCAATATTATCCTTCATCTACGGGCTTAGTTGCGCTTTTGGCACCATGTTTACTTTCTTTTCTCGAACATGAGCCATCAAGCACAACAGTGGGTACAGAAGTGAACAGAATAGTATAGAACACTGGAACGGTGCCCTGGTGATTGCACGAACGACATTCATCGCGTACACCTATTTTGAAGGAGCCTTAAGTACAGCATGCATGCCGTTCCAGCGATATTCACATGTCTATTGACCGCTGTACGACTCTTCCAAAACGCTTTCCAAAGCACACGTATCTTTCAGCTTTTTTCTGAGCTGCTGGACTCCCTTCCACAGGAAAGGACTTTCCGAGACGACCCCATGAGAAATCACGCAACGCGGCAAGTCTGTGTCGTGGACGACACGGTAGGCAGCGCACGTAATGTATCCCAGGTTGCGACCGATGACATCATCGATGATGAATCTCTCACGCTCCCTGGCACCACTCGCGGATTCCGCCACACGCAAGTAGACGATAAAGTCGTTCTCACGTATGTCCGCGGCGAGAAGCTGCACAAGCAGATCGTTTTCGTTCGGGTCCCAGGACGCGAAGAAGAATCCGTACAGCGTCTCGCTGGTGACAAGTTTCTCGGCTAGAAACCACAAGTTGTCCTGACCCAAGCGAAAACCGTTAAGGCGCAGCTCTTGAATGCCTTCGTTAGCGAAGATCGCGTCGAGAAGAATGCTGTGAGGGTCACTTCCAGGTCTAAGGGTATGCTCGAGATCCGGCCGGTCGTAACCAATGAGAACGAGTTCCCTTAGCGTGGCAGTACTTCTCAAGCACTTGCTCAGCTTGTGAATCGTGCTGACGTCGGATAGGACTTCCTGCGTGAGGAGAAGCTTGAACGCAGTAATGGGGTACCAAGCACAAGCCAAGCGGACCGTGTCCCCAAACAACTTCGGACTCGAGCATCCGACCGAGCCAACACCCACCTCACGTAACACTTGGGGAAACTCTCGAAGCTCGACTAGCGCCGCGTAGTCGACGTGGTGAAGGCCTTCAAGCCGGACTCGACCAGTCATTCCGGTTTCCCGGATCGCACGGCAAACCAGGCTCAGAAATTGACGTGGCACGTCTCTCAGCGAGATGACCTGTAGGGATTTGATGCCGATGGCGGTGATGAAAAGAGGCCACAGATCCTGCGGCCTCAAGCCGCGGATGCTTAGCGCTAAGAAGGACAGTTTCATTCGCGCGGTGTGGTCGAAAGCCCAAATCCAGGCACATGTTGACTGGATGAGTGCGCGACGATACGTTTGCTGGCCGTCCTTAGGTCCAGCGTTGCCTCCGCGTTCGGGCGAAGGCTTGGGTTGCCACCGACAGCCGCTGATGTCGAGGCTTTCCAGGCTCCCATCTGTCCGAGACACGAGGCCAGCGAAGAGGATCGCGCAACTGGAGTTTAGCAGATAGCCAGCGAGACGCAGCTTCTTAAGTTTCCCGCGGACGACCAGTGGGGCAATAATGGCGAGGAGATCCACGTATGTTCTCTCGGGATCCGCAGCCTCGCCTTCCACGCTCAGGCTTGTTAGCTGCAGGGTGTTGCTCAAAAAGCGTGAGAATCGGGAAAGTCCGCTTCGCAGGTACGACTGCACGATGCTGCCGTGTAGGGACAGATTCTCAACCGTGTCATTTCGTTGTAGTGCGATGATCAAGATTTTTCCACTTTGCTCGTTGAACACGAGGCCTGGCATCGACAGAGTGGTCAGGCACGTCGTGTTCACAAGAAGCAGACAAATTGAGTCCACCAAGACCAAGGGCGCCGCGCTGCGGCCCAGGACGACAAGCTCTCGCAGGTTTCTCATCGTGAAGATGGTTCTGAAGAGATCTC from Rhipicephalus microplus isolate Deutch F79 chromosome 7, USDA_Rmic, whole genome shotgun sequence includes these protein-coding regions:
- the LOC142767331 gene encoding uncharacterized protein LOC142767331, encoding MGHRKQIREEQQPFDDRDFPGLNLNIPCSARGGDDDGRSIPTSFCHILNCLSRWNRLLWHVGLQLRELRGPGKLSLVRLVYGGSGGDRQRACSRSARIIFHVLLARHSCVESLHLDDVLIEGSGLGEYRECVVSPLWENTSLRTLFLGSLFSDYRSIRGDLFRTIFTMRNLRELVVLGRSAAPLVLVDSICLLLVNTTCLTTLSMPGLVFNEQSGKILIIALQRNDTVENLSLHGSIVQSYLRSGLSRFSRFLSNTLQLTSLSVEGEAADPERTYVDLLAIIAPLVVRGKLKKLRLAGYLLNSSCAILFAGLVSRTDGSLESLDISGCRWQPKPSPERGGNAGPKDGQQTYRRALIQSTCAWIWAFDHTARMKLSFLALSIRGLRPQDLWPLFITAIGIKSLQVISLRDVPRQFLSLVCRAIRETGMTGRVRLEGLHHVDYAALVELREFPQVLREVGVGSVGCSSPKLFGDTVRLACAWYPITAFKLLLTQEVLSDVSTIHKLSKCLRSTATLRELVLIGYDRPDLEHTLRPGSDPHSILLDAIFANEGIQELRLNGFRLGQDNLWFLAEKLVTSETLYGFFFASWDPNENDLLVQLLAADIRENDFIVYLRVAESASGARERERFIIDDVIGRNLGYITCAAYRVVHDTDLPRCVISHGVVSESPFLWKGVQQLRKKLKDTCALESVLEESYSGQ